In the Glycine max cultivar Williams 82 chromosome 19, Glycine_max_v4.0, whole genome shotgun sequence genome, NNNNNNNNNNNNNNNNNNNNNNNNNNNNNNNNNNNNNNNNNNNNNNNNNNNNNNNNNNNNNNNNNNNNNNNNNNNNNNNNNNNNNNNNNNNNNNNNNNNNNNNNNNNNNNNNNNNNNNNNNNNNNNNNNNNNNNNNNNNNNNNNNNNNNNNNNNNNNNNNNNNNNNNNNNNNNNNNNNNNNNNNNNNNNNNNNNNNNNNNNNNNNNNNNNNNNNNNNNNNNNNNNNNNNNNNNNNNNNNNNNNNNNNNNNNNNNNNNNNNNNNNNNNNNNNNNNNNNNNNNNNNNNNNNNNNNNNNNNNNNNNNNNNNNNNNNNNNNNNNNNNNNNNNNNNNNNNNNNNNNNNNNNNNNNNNNNNNNNNNNNNNNNNNNNNNNNNNNNNNNNNNNNNNNNNNNNNNNNNNNNNNNNNNNNNNNNNNNNNNNNNNNNNNNNNNNNNNNNNNNNNNNNNNNNNNNNNNNNNNNNNNNNNNNNNNNNNNNNNNNNNNNNNNNNNNNNNNNNNNNNNNNNNNNNNNNNNNNNNNNNNNNNNNNNNNNNNNNNNNNNNNNNNNNNNNNNNNNNNNNNNNNNNNNNNNNNNNNNNNNNNNNNNNNNNNNNNNNNNNNNNNNNNNNNNNNNNNNNNNNNNNNNNNNNNNNNNNNNNNNNNNNNNNNNNNNNNNNNNNNNNNNNNNNNNNNNNNNNNNNNNNNNNNNNNNNNNNNNNNNNNNNNNNNNNNNNNNNNNNNNNNNNNNNNNNNNNNNNNNNNNNNNNNNNNNNNNNNNNNNNNNNNNNNNNNNNNNNNNNNNNNNNNNNNNNNNNNNNNNNNNNNNNNNNNNNNNNNNNNNNNNNNNNNNNNNNNNNNNNNNNNNNNNNNNNNNNNNNNNNNNNNNNNNNNNNNNNNNNNNNNNNNNNNNNNNNNNNNNNNNNNNNNNNNNNNNNNNNNNNNNNNNNNNNNNNNNNNNNNNNNNNNNNNNNNNNNNNNNNNNNNNNNNNNNNNNNNNNNNNNNNNNNNNNNNNNNNNNNNNNNNNNNNNNNNNNNNNNNNNNNNNNNNNNNNNNNNNNNNNNNNNNNNNNNNNGAAAAAATGGATGAATTTAagcttttaaaaagtttatgtattttttttaaatttaatgtaatattgaCATAGAGTATTActgattttattaatgattaatttttattaaaaaatttggttgataatttttaataaaatttcttattttaatcagATTTATTCTgcgtataaaatttaaatttaaaatcttacttaaacttttgcttaattaatttaacaaacacttctaaaaaaaagaaaacatattaagAATAACAGGTAAAATGCTTTAAAAGTGGTTCTACCTTGAGTTTATAGTGAATATGTGTAAAAATATCCACTTTTgtatatcaaattataatagatgcttttataaaataaaatttaactttctagtatattttcttcaaaggatggttaatgttatttttaaaatttgaatttagatctcttttaaattgattgtatcttttttataatttgaatattttttaatttatttaaatgttttttaatttttaccttttagattttatttaaatttcaaaatgtcAACATATGTTACATGAAAACTTGCTAAATACATAAGTGTTTGCATGCCCGTCAGTAATTTTGGTTAGTGAAGTTTTAATTTGTCAAAAGTTTATTTGCATGTCTAagatataaattatctatttaatattttctcaaattatACAACCACCTCACATTTACATGTGATCAATATTTAGTTTACTTATTAAACTGATCAGAgttcatttaaaaaacaaattgtcaacactacaaaaaaaaaaaagtctccaAATCAATTATGATTACTTATGCCgaaattgaaaaagtaaaagcagaTTTACTACAGTTATTATGGACTGACTGGAGATGAACAAATAAAGTAGATAAGATCATAAGATTGAGAATAAGATTTGGGAACACTAGCCACCAAAAATGCAGTGAGTGACTATCCCAACGTGATCATAGTGGGTTTGGGTACGGTTGGTGTCATTTCCCCGTCCAAATCTACAGCttcttctctttatttatttttttcaattaaagtttGATTTTAGAATGCAAAATTCAATATTGTGTCGTATGAAGGTGGTaagtaaataaagaaaattgataTCGGTGATGATTGTTTGTTTGTGGTGTGCGTTAACATTACAATTTACACAGGACGTGATGTTCGGAGGCACGGAAACGGTAGCGTCAGCGATCGAGTGGGCCATGGCGGAGCTCATGAGAAGCCCAGAAGATCAAAAGCGGGTCCAACAAGAGCTGGCGGATGTAGTGGGCCTGGACCGTCGGGCCGAAGAGTCCGATTTCGAGAAACTCACTTATCTCAAATGTGCCCTCAAAGAGACCCTCCGCCTCCACCCTCCGATCCCGCTCCTCCTCCACGAGACGGCGGAGGACGCGACGGTCGGCGGTTACCTCGTCCCCAAGAAGGCGCGTGTCATGATCAACGCGTGGGCCATTGGGAGGGACAAGAACAGCTGGGAGGAACCCGAGAGCTTCAAGCCCGCCCGGTTTCTTAAACCGGGCGTGCCCGATTTCAAAGGGAGCAACTTCGAGTTCATTCCATTCGGGTCGGGTCGCAGGTCCTGCCCCGGGATGGTGTTGGGGCTCTACGCGCTCGAGTTGACGGTGGCGCACCTCCTTCACTGCTTCACGTGGGAATTGCCAGATGGGATGAAGCCAAGTGAGATGGACATGGGTGACGTGTTCGGACTCACCGCTCCAAGATCCACGCGACTCATTGCTGTGCCAACCAAGCGCGTGGTGTGCcctctcttttaaaaaaacaacaatttgaatcttttttcttccttttttttgtattttctttttatccctCAATTATacataatcatattaaaataatataaagggAAAAAAGGCAGCTACACAATAAGAATGTGAGAgtatttggaagaaaaaaaaattgtaaacaatcaattatatgtattttgttatttttgccCCATTTCCGTTTTGATTCTTATATACGAGTAGAGTAATGATGGAGTCATTCTTTTTAATACTCTTTCTCAAagacttttttatgattaattataatttattaaacaaatattaattttgattgatcttgttTTTGATTTAACACACAATCATAAACAACAAAGAGCAAGTCAATATAATCATCATGTTTAGTCATACTAAGcaagtattaaaagaaatactaagtgttcaaatgtcataaaaacataGTTAAatacaaggttttaaaaaatatataattataatctaaatctattatcagagaatcaaaacttaattctaagtaacaaaaattagttatgaacacATACATGGTAACTCGTTActtatctcaattattttagcatattaatataattttgacaaaaatctaatcatgtcaaattatataaaaatgaataaacatacaataaatgtattcatacaagagagaaaaacttataaaaatcaaacaagataataaatcatccttacattataatagaagcatatgtgcataaataacaaataagtcataagtcatcaaaacACAAGTCATTTGTCTAAGTTACTTGCATCTAGAgatcctaattctcttctaatggtgtagaaagaGTCTTTagttagtggttttgtgaagatgtctacaagttggtttttagtatctacaaattttaaaacacagTCACTTTTTTCCTAAGACTAAGTGCTAATTGACTATCAACACATACCAAGATGAGTTCTTTTTAACATAGATTGTTTCatcacatcaaaataattttatttgaaataaaatataatagttttgaaaagcataaaaaatattttgaacaatcaatcaagtaattcaaacatatcaaacaagaattatacaatgattgaaggatatagatcacagacatcatcaaacattcagatttgttaaagaaaatttaaaaacttagaaagttcaaagaactcagtcaatcatgtaatcattattttctctgaaacctacatgctcaatatctttatcatgctcatgcttgattacacatttttcagaatcaaaaagatactttatatatgaaattcttataagaataaataaatatcacataatggattttaaaacTTTATGAATGACCTCAGCAAGTATTCACatgtcatattaaaaattatNNNNNNNNNNNNNNNNNNNNNNNNNNNNNNNNNNNNNNNNNNNNNNNNNNNNNNNNNNNNNNNNNNNNNNNNNNNNNNNNNNNNNNNNNNNNNNNNNNNNNNNNNNNNNNNNNNNNNNNNNNNNNNNNNNNNNNNNNNNNNNNNNNNNNNNNNNNNNNNNNNNNNNNNNNNNNNNNNNNNNNNNNNNNNNNNNNNNNNNNNNNNNNNNNNNNNNNNNNNNNNNNNNNNNNNNNNNNNNNNNNNNNNNNNNNNNNNNNNNNNNNNNNNNNNNNNNNNNNNNNNNNNcaacttccaataacttccactttcatgttcaactttcaactttcaataacttctaaattttaattttgaaacttccaataacttccaaattttaattttcaaacttccaacTACTTGGACACaattaccaaagacaaaaaaccaatcatgtatattgaaattatttaaactaaatatagttaattaatcataataaattttaacataatcaaataattttgaacttatcttcaatttataaaactaaGTATAttctattgtaatcgattacacatagtggtaatcgattaccagagaattaAACACTGAATTTTAAGTATCAAATAACAATTATCAACACATATTAtggtaattatttacttaattcaattaTCCTATCatgtcaaaacaaacaaaacataagcaattcaagcattaaacaaaattcaattaatcatatatattcaaaattaaaactaaatatagttaattaaacattgtaaacacaatcaaacaatttcaacaattattttctattagccacaaaaataaattaactaaaaatactactcataccttaattcatagagatggcttagatgttacctcttttgagattttactaatattgttgtcgccgtatgtaacatgtccacttttcttgggagaaatagttgtgaatttggatacatcacccgtcatgtgcttggaacatccactgtctatgtaccatttcttccttacagaatcttctttgttattctcatcagattttgtcatgagacacagaTTGaattggtcttcatcatgatcttggaataacctgttcctgaaaatacttttgaaagacaaagaGTCTAAAGAGGTCATtgtacaagaaacctgctctgataccacttgttggatcgagtggcttcagaataattaagaagggggggagttgaattaattattcctaaacctttactaattaaaaattactcttttaaggcttttactaaattgttaagagaaagaggagtagaagagaaacttaacagaaagtaaaagcggaatttaaatgcacagcggaaagtaaaagagtagggaagaaggaaacagacacacaaggatttttatactggttcagcacaaacccatgcctacctccagtccccaagcgacctgcggtccttgagatttctttcaaccttgtaaaaatccttttacaagcaaagatccacaagggatgtaccctcccttgttctctttgaacctagtggatgtaccctccactagaactgatccataagagatgtaccctctcttgttctcagtcaaacctaagtagatgtaccctctacttgtgccacaaaggatgtaccctccaatgtgttaagacaaagatctcaggctgttacacctttgatactttgtgaatggggataaaaaagaattctcaagcggttaaacctttgaccgcttttgtattagggaatgggaagaatcaaaagaattctcagactgtgtcgttttgaattctttgacaagggagaagggagacacaaaagaattcaggcggttagtcctttcttcttttggaaaaaagagaagagagacacaaaaagaattcaggcgattagtccttgacgaattctttttggcaaagggagaagagaatggaaaggatgaatagcacaagttttcaaggttaggaaaaactggaaaacttcagaaaacttttggtacaaagaagaagaagaagttcaaagagattcaaggcttgtaagagattgttagaaagacttggaattattttgaaatacaaaacaaagccttgcttttatagactcttcatgtctggtcaagaaggccattcagaagagttataacttttagaaaaacttaaaatgcatttgaaaaagtcaaaacctttttgaagagttacatctttatatttttcagaaacaaacactggtaatcgattaccaaataaatgtaatcgattacacaaagattTTGAGTGAAAtcatgtgactcttcacttttaaatttgaatttcaacgttcaaggatactggtaatcgattaccaaaatattgtaatcgattacaaccttttgaaaatatttggaacgttgtaaattcagtttgaaaactttttcaaactcattttactACTGGTAAGCGATTGCGTAATTCAGACCACAGTTACCCGCCTGCGGAAGGGTCATTCTTGATCCTTGGTGCACTGATtcacaagaaattaaaaatgtttaatggTTTTGCTTAGTTGATTATTTTATCTATCACTAAGTGGATATAAAACTTCCCTGGAGTGGCTACAAAGAGAAGACCAGAAGATACTTCGATAAGTGTCGTGCGGGACTGGCTAGCGTGTAAAGCTCAACCACCTTAATGATATGCATATTCTGATGTAATTTAACCAATTCAGGTGCACCTCGTCTAGTATGTCTCGTGCTTNNNNNNNNNNNNNNNNNNNNNNNNNNNNNNNNNNNNNNNNNNNNNNNNNNNNNNNNNNNNNNNNNNNNNNNNNNNNNNNNNNNNNNNNNNNNNNNNNNNNTACCGCGCTAGACTGCCACACGGGCCCTATGAATCACagcaatatggtaatcgattactagagagtagtaaaatgagtttgaaaaagttttcaaactgaatttacaacgttccaaatattttcaaaaggttgtaatcgattacaatgttttggtaatcgattaccagtatccTTGAAcgttaaaattgaaatttaaaagtgaagagtcacatggTTTCACTCAAaatctttgtgtaatcgattacacttatttggtaatcgattaccagtgtttgtttctaaaaaatctaaagatgtaactcttcaaaaagattttgactttttcaaatgggttttaagtttttctaaaagttataactcttctgaatggccttcttgaccagacatgaagagtctataaaagcaaggctttgttttgtatttcaaaataattccAAGTCTTTCTAACAATCTTTTACAATCCTTTataagccttgaatctctttgaacttcttcttcttctttgtaccaaaagttttctgaatttttctggtttttccaaaccttgaaaacttgtgttattcatcctttccattctcttctccctttgccaaaatgaattcgccaaggactaatcgtctgaattatttttgtgtctctcttctctcttttccaaaagaaggaaggattaaccgcctgaattcttttgtgtctcccttctcccttgtcaaagaattcaaaatgacacagtctgagaattcttttgattcttcccattccctaatacaaaagcgttcaaagttttaaccgcctgagaattcttttgtatccccattcacaaagtatcaaaggtgtaacagcctgagatctttgtcttaacacattggagggtacatcctttgtggcacaagtagagggtacatctacttggatttgactgagaacaagagagggtacatctcttgtggatcagttctagtggagggtacatccactaggttcaaagagaacaagggagggtacatcccttgtggatctttgcttgtaaaaggatttttacaaggttgaaagaaatctcaaggaccgcaggtcgcttggggactggaggtaggcacgggtttgtgctgaaccagtataaaagtccttgtgtgtttgtttccttcttccctactcttttactttccgctgtgcatttaaattccgcttttactttctgttaagtttctcttctactcctctttctcttaacaatttagtaaaagccttaaaagagtaatttttaattagta is a window encoding:
- the LOC106797238 gene encoding cytochrome P450 84A1 is translated as MIVCLWCALTLQFTQDVMFGGTETVASAIEWAMAELMRSPEDQKRVQQELADVVGLDRRAEESDFEKLTYLKCALKETLRLHPPIPLLLHETAEDATVGGYLVPKKARVMINAWAIGRDKNSWEEPESFKPARFLKPGVPDFKGSNFEFIPFGSGRRSCPGMVLGLYALELTVAHLLHCFTWELPDGMKPSEMDMGDVFGLTAPRSTRLIAVPTKRVVCPLF